The genomic window TCGATCTGGAAATCAGCTGGAAAAATGGCTTGGATGGGAAGGGTGtgaggaggagggcagggagccTGGGTGGGCTCCCCAAAGCCTGGGGGAACCTCATCCCCTGGCTGCTCCAGAAgatgctctgctccaggggagTGGTGCAGCACAGGctcccctctgccagcaccacCGAATTCCCTCTGCTGAGGGGCTCCTTCCTCTGCAGGGACCAGCATGGACCCAAAcctcctccctcttctcctccagGAGGAATCCCATCCTTTTCTGGGAACCGGCCTGTGCCTGAACCTGAGCTGTGAGTGCTCTCAACCAGAGGTGTTGTGGCTGTGCCCGTGCCAGATGTGCTCGTGTGCAGCCATATGTGTGGGTGCTCAGAGCAAGACACACATTGGAGGAGCCCAGGGAGGAGTTAACCCGCACCTGAAACAACCACAGCACCTCGGGCTGATGTTCCTCCAAAGCCCAAGAGGAGCCCCAAAAGCTTTccaaaaaaagtgttttttccgTTTTCTGATCCATTTTCCATCAGAAGGGAGTTTGATGGAACATTGTCACCCTGCTGGCGTGTGGCCAGGCACAGTGCCCCCCCTTCCGAGCTATCTCTGTTTACCAGAACGTCCCTTCCTGGGTCACTGCCCCGGAGAGCAAGGCGATGAccagcagggcagtgactgGAGGGACATGAAAGGCTTGGCCAGGacggtgacagtgacagtgacagcttCTTCCTCTGAGTGCCACCAGAAGGGAGCACCGAGCAAAGGTGActgagcagtgcaggagggGACAGTCACCATCTCCCCCAGCGCTCCCGCGGGGTCTCGCAGAGCTCCCGGTGCCCGGGCGGCCCCGAGGCCTCTGTCGCGGCACAGCGGGGACAGGAGTGCACCCGGCCGGGACCAACCAGCGCCTGTGTCCCCCGCCAGCCCGGAGCCCTCGTGCTCGGAAGGGCTGTGCCTGCCccgggcagggaagggcagacACAGCAGGTTTGGGCTCCGCTCTTCTCTGCTCAGTTTCCTCCCTGCAATTTCCTCGTTCTTTCCCTGCTTGGCAGCGCAGTGAGGATGGATGCAGGATCGGCCGGGCTGCTCGTCACTCTCCTCCTCGtcctctctgtcctgtggtTCCTGGTCTGGAGGAGTGACAGGAAGAGGAGCCGGCTGCCTCCTGGCCCAGCCCCGTGGCCcatcctgggcaacctgtggcAGAAGGATGTCCTGCCCCTCTACAGGCACTACGAGAAGGTAAGGGACAAGCGGCAGTACTGgacccattcccagccccagctggacAGACAGCGGGAATGTCCTGTGCCAAAATAAAAGGGGAATCCCACGGCTGACTCTTTTCctacctttcttttctcttcttccctccctcatcTCTACCACAATTGCCTAAATCCTTCCTACTGGGAGCAGAATCAACCTTATAAAACccccagggacagggctgggagtgggATGAAGTTGCAGCTTTGAGGGAGGcacttcccctccctgctgggcATCCACCAGTGCTGTGGGCTCGAGTCCCagtttgaaatgaaacaaaggGACTGGTGTGGAACCCCGGCTCACAGAGCTCCCCGTCccccccagctcagcagcacctACGGCCCCATCTTCACCGTGTGGCTGGGGCTGAAGCCGGTGGTGGTGCTCTGCGGGTACGAGGCGGTGAAGGACGCCCTGGTGGGACACTCCGAGGAGTTTGGGGGCAGACCTGAGATCCCACTCCTGATGCAGCTCTCCAAAGACTATGGTGAGTGCCTGGATCTCTCTGGGCGAGCAGATGGCCACTCCCGAGTCAAGGGAAGGGCTTGGCAGCCAAGACGTCACATGCCCCCTTCCCACTCTTCAAGACCTCTCAACTCCTAAGCCCCTTGTCCAAGGACTTTATTCATTCCAGTTAGGCAGTTCCAGCTTTGTTCTGAGTTGCTGTAGAGATCCTCATCTTTCATGGACATTGTGCTCACGTGCATCCTTCCCTGGCTTATTGCCCTGTTGCTCCTCAGCCCGGCTCCGAGCAGGGTCCCcattcctgggagcagcagggtgggcaggggctgatCTCCACCGTGTCCCTCCAGGATTTGTGTCCAGCAATGAGAAGAAGTGGCGGGAGCTGCGGAGGTTCACTCTCAGCACCCTGCGGGACTTCGGGATGGGGAAGAGCTCCATGTCCCAGAAGGTGCAGCAGGAGGCTCAGCACCTGGTGGAGGTGCTGGCGAAGCTCAAAGGTGACGTGGGTCCTGTCCTTGGTGGCCCTGTGGCAGGCAGAGGACACATGAGAGCCCCACAGGACACGTGTGGTCCCAGAGCTGTTAGCAGGGCCTGGTGTGGGTGATCcttgcagggcagggctgagatccagccccatcccacccaggagctgcagggatgtgctACAGCCACGGCTGAAGGGCCGGGAGGGAGATCCTGCTCTGAACTGGTGCCACAAGCGAGGAACATTCCCTGCCAAAGGACCAGGAATAGGGAACTGAACTGCTCAGGCCTGGGAATGCACAGCAAGGACCCTGCCCTGGCGCCTCGGGGTTCTCAGGGTGATGTCCTCCTCTCCAACcaaacccagctcctgccagtgcCAACACATCTTCTGGggcttcctgcagctgcctctgcttcccTCAGCCCAAGCTCTGGGAGGGGTttaggagcagggaggaggatggaggaggCCCACAGCTCAGGAGGGCTCTTTGCTGTGGCTGTCAGGCCCACAGACCAGCCAGGGCTCAAAGCCAggggctcagagcagcaggaaaggctGTTTTCTATCTTGAAGCAGAGAAATAACTGGTGACTTTTTGATGTTTTCTCACCTCGTGTGGCTGCAGGCAATGCCTTTGAGCCCATGATCATGTTCAGATACGCAGTTTCCAACGTGATCTGCTCCGTGGTCTTCGGAAACCGCTACAGCTACACTGACGTGgctttcctggagctgctcaaTGCCATTGGGAACTACATCAGCTTCTTCCTGTCCCCTGTGGCCAAGGTGGGAGCCTGGTGTGCTCAGCACCCTCTGTTTGCTGCCCTTGGGGGCTGAGGATGCTCCCTGGCTTTGATGGGACAGCGCGGCtgtgagggcagggctgggaggctcTGTCAGGACcctgagccctgctgtgcccctcccttcccaggtGTACAACACCTTTCCCAGCATCATGCACCACCTCCCGGGGCCTCACAAGAAGGTCCTGGCCGACTGCCAGAAGCTGAAGGACCACATCCGAGAGAAGGTGCAGTACCACCAGCTGACCCTGGACTCCAGCTGCCCCCGGGACTACATCGACTGTTTCCTGATGAAAGCAGAGAAGGTAGCGGGGCTGTGAGGGGGGGCtgccctccagcctggctgcagcctggaaTATCACCCAGACAACGCTGAATCCCTCCCCACCACCCCATCCTTGCAGGAGAAGGGCAGCCCAGAGAACATGTACAGCCGAGAAGACCTGATCATGTCAGTGTTCAACCTCTTTGGCGCCGGGACGGTGACAACCAGCAACACCCTGGTGTTCTTCCTGCTGATGCTGGCCAAGCACCCCCACATCCAAGGTATGGCAGCagaacacagctgctctgtgcctgagGAGGTCACGGGGCAGGGAGTCCCAGCCCTGGAAGGTCCCGTTTTGGGGCAGACCAAAATCACCCTGTGGGGTCACCCAAGGTTGGGAGCCATTGGACACAGGTTCCCACAGGTCAGGGGGATCCGGGTGCTTCTCCctgtgctccatccctgcccgtGCAGATGGCCCTGCACCGGCCTCTGGGAGATGCTCTGAGCTTGCCTGATCCAGGGAGGGATGAGGACAGAGACTGTTTCGGattaggccaggttgctccccCTCCAGCCCATCCCCGTGTTTAGCATGAGCGCCCAAGGAGGCCAGGAAGAAACTCTGGGGAGGTTGCACAGCAGGCACCCAGCcccccctgctgtccccagccaaGGTCCAGGAGGAGATCGATGCCGTGGTGGGCACCGGCCGTGCCCCGTGCACAGAGGACAAGCTGCGGATGCCCTACACCAACGCCGTGATCCACGAGCTGCAGCGCTTCCACAAGACCCGCATCGAGAACTTCCCGCGCATGACGACGCAGGATGTCCTGTTCAGGGGCTACACCATCCCCAAGGTACACAGGGTGGCCCCGGAGCCTCTGCCCCCAAGGgagaggtggcagcagggctTGAGTGAGATTTGCCTTTGTCCCTGCACTGTTTGTGCACATCTGAAGGCCCCACATCTTTCCCAATCCTCGGAGGCAATGACCTTGCAGAGCGAAGCAGGGGCAGGTGAATGTCACTGCCCATCCTGCcctcccccccgtgtcccttcCTTGCCCATCCTGGCAAACAGCTCTTCCCACCACAGGCtgcggggctggagcaggagcccacCCTGGTGTAGGGCCAGGCCAGCCTCCCTCGGCAGATCTGGGGACAGCCACCCCTCCTGGTGTGACCACGAGCATTGTGTGCAAAGCCCATGCCGAGGGAACATCTCCTGCCTTTGGATTTGGGGCAGTGAGAGGGGTTTGAACAGAAATCCATGGGAATCACTCAGTAATTTGTGTCTCATGAGCTGCACAGAGACTGGCAGGACcttggggacagcagagccCCACGTTAGTTGTCCCTGTGGCACAGAGCCATCATTCCAGGCTGCCTCCCCATGGAACCTGGTTGGCCATTGGGGTGCACACCCAGCTCCCCCGTGCCCCCCGGATGCTCCCCCCTGACTAAGCCCACCCAGCAGAGCCCACGGCGTGGTACTGATGTCCCTCCTCAcgtccctgccccatccctctcccGCAGAGCACTCCTGTTATTCCGGTATTTTCCTCTGTGCATTCGGATGCAACCCAGTGGGAGAACCCCAAAAAAGTGGACCCAGGACACTTCTTGGATGAGAAGGGCGAGTTCAGGAAGCGCGAGGCCTTCATGGCATTCTCAGCAGGTCAGTGCTGCCCCGCCCtgccagctccgtgcccaggaGTGCCAGCTCAAACACCCAGCGGCACCACAGAGCCACCCTCACCACGGGCTGTCTGCTCACGCTCCTGTGCCTTCGTTCCCCGTGGGAGTCACCCCCTCTCTCTGTGCCCAGGGAAGCGGATGTGCCCAGGGGAGGCTCTGGCCCGCATCgagctcttccttttcctcaccACGCTGCTGCAGAGCTTCACCTTCCAGCTGGCCACGGAGCACAAGGAGATG from Corvus hawaiiensis isolate bCorHaw1 chromosome 19, bCorHaw1.pri.cur, whole genome shotgun sequence includes these protein-coding regions:
- the LOC125335951 gene encoding cytochrome P450 2C5-like, which produces MDAGSAGLLVTLLLVLSVLWFLVWRSDRKRSRLPPGPAPWPILGNLWQKDVLPLYRHYEKLSSTYGPIFTVWLGLKPVVVLCGYEAVKDALVGHSEEFGGRPEIPLLMQLSKDYGFVSSNEKKWRELRRFTLSTLRDFGMGKSSMSQKVQQEAQHLVEVLAKLKGNAFEPMIMFRYAVSNVICSVVFGNRYSYTDVAFLELLNAIGNYISFFLSPVAKVYNTFPSIMHHLPGPHKKVLADCQKLKDHIREKVQYHQLTLDSSCPRDYIDCFLMKAEKEKGSPENMYSREDLIMSVFNLFGAGTVTTSNTLVFFLLMLAKHPHIQAKVQEEIDAVVGTGRAPCTEDKLRMPYTNAVIHELQRFHKTRIENFPRMTTQDVLFRGYTIPKSTPVIPVFSSVHSDATQWENPKKVDPGHFLDEKGEFRKREAFMAFSAGKRMCPGEALARIELFLFLTTLLQSFTFQLATEHKEMDLFSLWLEIERRAIPGKFFAIPRSVSS